A region from the Peromyscus maniculatus bairdii isolate BWxNUB_F1_BW_parent chromosome 5, HU_Pman_BW_mat_3.1, whole genome shotgun sequence genome encodes:
- the Map3k8 gene encoding mitogen-activated protein kinase kinase kinase 8 isoform X2, with protein MEFMSTGSDEKEEIDLLIKHLNVSEVIDIMENLYTSEEHAVYEPSLMTMCPDSNQNKDRSESLLRSGQEVPWLSSVRYGTVEDLLAFANHISNTAKHFYGRRPQESGILLNMVISPQNGRYQIDSDVLLVPWKLTYRNIGSGFVPRGAFGKVYLAQDMKTKKRMACKLIPVDQFKPSDVEIQACFRHENIAELYGAILWGDTVHLFMEAGEGGSVLEKLESCGPMREFEIIWVTKHVLKGLDFLHSKKVIHHDIKPSNIVFMSTKAVLVDFGLSVQMTEDVYLPKDLRGTEIYMSPEVILCRGHSTKADIYSLGATLIHMQTGTPPWVKRYPRSAYPSYLYIIHKQAPPLEDIAGDCSPGMRELIEAALERNPNHRPRAADLLKHEALNPPPEDQPRCQSLDSALFERKRLLSRKELELPENIADSSCTGSTEESEMLRRQRSLYIDLGALAGYFNIVRGPPTLEYG; from the exons ATGGAGTTCATGAGCACGGGAAGTGACGAGAAAGAAGAAATTGATTTATTAATCAAGCATTTAAACGTGTCGGAAGTCATAGACATAATGGAAAACCTTTACACAAGTGAAGAGCATGCAGTATACGAGCCCAGTCTGATGACCATGTGTCCAGACAGTAATCAAAACAAGGACCGCTCGGAGTCACTGCTTCGGAGTGGCCAGGAGGTGCCCTGGCTCTCGTCTGTCAGATACGGGACCGTGGAGGATCTACTTGCATTTGCAAACCATATATCTAATACCGCAAAGCATTTTTATGGACGTCGGCCGCAAGAATCTGGAATTTTATTAAACATG GTAATCAGTCCCCAGAATGGACGCTACCAAATCGACTCGGATGTTCTCCTCGTCCCTTGGAAGCTGACTTACAGGAACATCGGCTCTGGTTTCGTGCCTCGGGGGGCCTTTGGAAAAGTGTACTTAGCCCAAGACATGAAGACCAAGAAAAGAATGGCATGCAAACTG ATTCCTGTGGATCAGTTTAAGCCATCGGATGTGGAGATCCAGGCCTGCTTCCGGCATGAGAACATTGCTGAATTATATGGTGCCATCCTATGGGGTGATACTGTCCATCTCTTCATGGAAGCAGGCGAGGGAGGGTCTGTTCTGGAGAAGCTGGAGAGCTGTGGGCCCATGAGAGAATTTGAAATTATTTGGGTGACGAAGCATGTTCTCAAGGGACTTGATTTCCTGCACTCCAAGAAAGTGATCCACCATGATATTAAAC CTAGCAATATTGTCTTCATGTCTACAAAAGCTGTTTTGGTCGATTTTGGCCTAAGTGTTCAAATGACTGAAGATGTCTATCTGCCCAAGGATCTCCGAGGAACAGAG ATATACATGAGCCCCGAGGTGATTCTGTGCAGGGGCCATTCCACCAAAGCCGACATCTACAGCCTTGGAGCCACACTCATCCACATGCAGACAGGCACCCCACCCTGGGTGAAGCGCTACCCTCGATCGGCCTATCCCTCTTACCTGTACATA ATCCACAAGCAGGCACCTCCCCTGGAAGACATTGCGGGCGACTGCAGTCCGGGTATGAGGGAGCTGATAGAAGCCGCCCTGGAGAGGAACCCCAACCACCGTCCTAGAGCGGCAGACCTACTGAAACACGAAGCCCTGAATCCCCCGCCAGAGGACCAGCCACGATGTCAGAGTCTGGACTCTGCCCTCTTTGAACGGAAAAGGCTGCTGAGTAGGAAGGAGCTGGAACTTCCTGAGAACATTGCTG ACTCTTCATGCACAGGCAGCACCGAGGAGTCTGAGATGCTCCGGAGACAGCGCTCCCTCTACATAGACCTCGGAGCTCTGGCCGGCTACTTCAATATTGTTCGGGGGCCACCAACCCTGGAATATGGCTGA
- the Map3k8 gene encoding mitogen-activated protein kinase kinase kinase 8 isoform X1 — MAFPLVLWDLANYSAPDSPAGTTVMEFMSTGSDEKEEIDLLIKHLNVSEVIDIMENLYTSEEHAVYEPSLMTMCPDSNQNKDRSESLLRSGQEVPWLSSVRYGTVEDLLAFANHISNTAKHFYGRRPQESGILLNMVISPQNGRYQIDSDVLLVPWKLTYRNIGSGFVPRGAFGKVYLAQDMKTKKRMACKLIPVDQFKPSDVEIQACFRHENIAELYGAILWGDTVHLFMEAGEGGSVLEKLESCGPMREFEIIWVTKHVLKGLDFLHSKKVIHHDIKPSNIVFMSTKAVLVDFGLSVQMTEDVYLPKDLRGTEIYMSPEVILCRGHSTKADIYSLGATLIHMQTGTPPWVKRYPRSAYPSYLYIIHKQAPPLEDIAGDCSPGMRELIEAALERNPNHRPRAADLLKHEALNPPPEDQPRCQSLDSALFERKRLLSRKELELPENIADSSCTGSTEESEMLRRQRSLYIDLGALAGYFNIVRGPPTLEYG, encoded by the exons ACTCCCCAGCAGGCACCACAGTGATGGAGTTCATGAGCACGGGAAGTGACGAGAAAGAAGAAATTGATTTATTAATCAAGCATTTAAACGTGTCGGAAGTCATAGACATAATGGAAAACCTTTACACAAGTGAAGAGCATGCAGTATACGAGCCCAGTCTGATGACCATGTGTCCAGACAGTAATCAAAACAAGGACCGCTCGGAGTCACTGCTTCGGAGTGGCCAGGAGGTGCCCTGGCTCTCGTCTGTCAGATACGGGACCGTGGAGGATCTACTTGCATTTGCAAACCATATATCTAATACCGCAAAGCATTTTTATGGACGTCGGCCGCAAGAATCTGGAATTTTATTAAACATG GTAATCAGTCCCCAGAATGGACGCTACCAAATCGACTCGGATGTTCTCCTCGTCCCTTGGAAGCTGACTTACAGGAACATCGGCTCTGGTTTCGTGCCTCGGGGGGCCTTTGGAAAAGTGTACTTAGCCCAAGACATGAAGACCAAGAAAAGAATGGCATGCAAACTG ATTCCTGTGGATCAGTTTAAGCCATCGGATGTGGAGATCCAGGCCTGCTTCCGGCATGAGAACATTGCTGAATTATATGGTGCCATCCTATGGGGTGATACTGTCCATCTCTTCATGGAAGCAGGCGAGGGAGGGTCTGTTCTGGAGAAGCTGGAGAGCTGTGGGCCCATGAGAGAATTTGAAATTATTTGGGTGACGAAGCATGTTCTCAAGGGACTTGATTTCCTGCACTCCAAGAAAGTGATCCACCATGATATTAAAC CTAGCAATATTGTCTTCATGTCTACAAAAGCTGTTTTGGTCGATTTTGGCCTAAGTGTTCAAATGACTGAAGATGTCTATCTGCCCAAGGATCTCCGAGGAACAGAG ATATACATGAGCCCCGAGGTGATTCTGTGCAGGGGCCATTCCACCAAAGCCGACATCTACAGCCTTGGAGCCACACTCATCCACATGCAGACAGGCACCCCACCCTGGGTGAAGCGCTACCCTCGATCGGCCTATCCCTCTTACCTGTACATA ATCCACAAGCAGGCACCTCCCCTGGAAGACATTGCGGGCGACTGCAGTCCGGGTATGAGGGAGCTGATAGAAGCCGCCCTGGAGAGGAACCCCAACCACCGTCCTAGAGCGGCAGACCTACTGAAACACGAAGCCCTGAATCCCCCGCCAGAGGACCAGCCACGATGTCAGAGTCTGGACTCTGCCCTCTTTGAACGGAAAAGGCTGCTGAGTAGGAAGGAGCTGGAACTTCCTGAGAACATTGCTG ACTCTTCATGCACAGGCAGCACCGAGGAGTCTGAGATGCTCCGGAGACAGCGCTCCCTCTACATAGACCTCGGAGCTCTGGCCGGCTACTTCAATATTGTTCGGGGGCCACCAACCCTGGAATATGGCTGA